Proteins co-encoded in one Ponticoccus alexandrii genomic window:
- a CDS encoding ribonuclease J yields the protein MSDNRLIYLPLGGAGEIGMNCYVYGYGKPGEERLIVVDIGVTFPDMDTTPGVDLIIPDITWLKENRHRIEAVLITHAHEDHVGAVGHTFEQLGAPIYARAFTSNIARHKLAEYGVEGKAVRTVSAWPETVTLGPFTVGFLPISHSIPESSGLVIDSPAGRVIHTGDFKLDRTPLVGEAWDPDLWAEVSKDGVKALICDSTNVFSRHAGRSEAIVGPAVEKLVAEAKSMVVATTFASNVARVKTLAEAGDRAGRSICLLGRAMRRMIEAAVETGVLKGFPKVIGPEDVTSIPRENVMLLVTGSQGERRAASAQLARGKYNGIELQEGDLFLFSSKTIPGNERDVIRIMNQLSEKGVDIVDDGMGDYHVSGHANRPDLETVHDVVQPQVVVPMHGEHRHLREHARLAAAKGRKGVLAVNGMMVELSGNEPKVVEYIETGRTYLDGSVQIGALDGIVRDRIRMALNGHVIVTVILDEDDQPLGEPWCETMGLPETGRSHAPLVDVLEEDLSQFMGRAGDKTLTDDDKLEEGLRRVARQSAMNEIGKKPEVTVVVSRLS from the coding sequence ATGAGCGACAACAGACTGATCTACCTTCCCCTCGGCGGTGCCGGGGAAATCGGCATGAATTGCTACGTCTACGGCTACGGCAAACCGGGCGAGGAACGCCTGATCGTGGTCGACATTGGCGTGACCTTTCCGGACATGGACACGACGCCCGGCGTCGACCTGATCATCCCCGACATCACATGGCTGAAGGAAAACCGCCACCGGATCGAGGCTGTGCTGATCACCCACGCGCATGAGGATCACGTCGGCGCCGTGGGCCACACCTTCGAGCAGCTCGGCGCGCCGATCTACGCGCGGGCCTTCACCTCGAACATCGCGCGGCACAAGCTGGCGGAATACGGGGTCGAGGGGAAGGCCGTGCGCACCGTGTCGGCATGGCCCGAGACCGTCACGCTCGGCCCCTTCACCGTGGGCTTCCTGCCGATCTCGCACTCGATCCCCGAAAGCTCGGGGCTGGTGATCGACAGCCCGGCGGGGCGGGTGATCCACACCGGCGACTTCAAGCTGGACCGCACCCCGCTGGTGGGCGAGGCATGGGACCCGGACCTGTGGGCGGAGGTGTCCAAGGACGGGGTGAAGGCGCTGATCTGCGATTCCACAAACGTCTTTTCCCGCCATGCCGGCCGGTCCGAGGCGATCGTCGGCCCGGCTGTCGAAAAGCTGGTGGCTGAGGCCAAGAGCATGGTCGTGGCGACGACCTTCGCGTCCAACGTGGCGCGGGTGAAGACGCTGGCCGAGGCGGGCGACCGCGCCGGGCGGTCGATCTGCCTGTTGGGCCGAGCCATGCGGCGGATGATCGAGGCGGCGGTCGAGACCGGCGTGCTGAAGGGCTTTCCCAAGGTCATCGGACCGGAGGACGTGACCTCCATCCCGCGCGAGAACGTCATGCTGCTGGTCACCGGCAGCCAGGGCGAACGCCGGGCGGCCTCGGCGCAACTGGCGCGCGGCAAGTACAACGGCATCGAGTTGCAGGAGGGCGACCTCTTCCTGTTCTCGTCCAAGACCATCCCGGGCAACGAGCGTGACGTGATCCGCATCATGAATCAGCTGTCCGAGAAGGGGGTGGACATCGTCGACGACGGGATGGGCGACTATCACGTCTCGGGCCACGCCAACCGCCCGGATCTGGAAACCGTGCACGACGTCGTGCAGCCGCAGGTCGTGGTGCCGATGCATGGTGAACACCGGCACCTGCGGGAACACGCGCGGCTGGCCGCTGCCAAGGGGCGCAAGGGGGTTCTGGCGGTCAACGGCATGATGGTCGAACTGTCGGGCAACGAGCCCAAAGTGGTAGAGTACATCGAGACCGGGCGCACCTACCTCGACGGCTCTGTGCAGATCGGCGCGCTGGACGGCATCGTGCGCGACCGTATCCGCATGGCGCTGAACGGGCATGTGATCGTGACCGTGATCCTCGACGAGGACGACCAGCCGCTGGGTGAACCTTGGTGTGAGACCATGGGCCTACCCGAGACCGGGCGCAGCCATGCGCCGCTGGTCGATGTGCTGGAAGAGGACCTGTCTCAATTCATGGGCCGGGCCGGGGACAAGACCCTGACCGACGACGACAAGCTGGAAGAGGGGCTGCGCCGCGTTGCGCGCCAGAGCGCCATGAACGAGATCGGCAAGAAGCCCGAGGTCACGGTTGTCGTCAGCCGCCTGAGTTGA
- a CDS encoding type III pantothenate kinase produces MLLAIDCGNTNTVFSIWDGARFIATWRTSTEHQRTADQYYVWLSTLMDFQGIKAEITDMIVSSTVPRVVFNLRVLADRYFNTRPLVVGKPDCLLPIDVRVDAGTQVGPDRLVNTVAGYSLCGGDLIIVDFGTATTFDVVDHDGAYVGGVIAPGVNLSLEALHQAAAALPHVDISRPQGVVGTNTVACMQSGIFWGYVGLVREICARIKGERDRPMRVISTGGLAPLFQQSADLFDEFREDLTMHGLTEIHKYNSIQV; encoded by the coding sequence ATGCTTCTTGCCATCGACTGCGGCAACACCAACACCGTTTTCTCGATCTGGGACGGCGCGCGGTTCATCGCGACATGGCGCACCTCGACCGAGCACCAGCGCACCGCGGACCAGTACTACGTCTGGCTGTCGACGCTGATGGATTTTCAGGGCATCAAGGCAGAGATCACCGACATGATCGTGTCGTCCACGGTGCCGCGCGTGGTCTTCAACCTGCGGGTTTTGGCGGATCGCTACTTCAACACGCGGCCTCTCGTGGTGGGCAAGCCCGACTGCCTTTTGCCGATCGACGTGCGGGTCGACGCGGGCACACAGGTCGGGCCGGACCGGCTGGTGAACACGGTGGCGGGCTACAGCCTGTGCGGCGGCGACCTGATCATCGTGGATTTCGGCACCGCGACCACCTTCGACGTGGTGGACCATGACGGCGCCTACGTGGGCGGCGTCATCGCGCCCGGCGTGAACCTGTCGCTGGAGGCGCTGCATCAGGCCGCCGCCGCGCTGCCGCATGTGGACATTTCCCGCCCGCAGGGCGTCGTGGGCACCAACACGGTCGCCTGCATGCAGTCGGGCATCTTCTGGGGTTACGTGGGTCTCGTGCGCGAGATCTGCGCCCGCATCAAGGGTGAGCGTGACCGCCCGATGCGGGTGATATCGACGGGCGGGCTGGCGCCCCTTTTCCAGCAATCGGCGGACCTCTTCGATGAGTTTCGCGAGGATCTTACGATGCATGGGCTGACCGAGATCCATAAATACAACAGCATACAGGTTTGA
- a CDS encoding biotin--[acetyl-CoA-carboxylase] ligase produces the protein MGWPSGYGRRVLAEVDSTNAEAARMAPGLTGPEWILGLRQTAARGRRGRAWVMPPGNFAGTLVMRLDETPDRVALRSFVAALALYDALEAVTGTAAGLALKWPNDVLMNHGKVAGILLEGLGQGALAVGIGVNLVAAPEAAQVESGAVLPVSVLAETGVRVTPEALLEALAAAWASHEERLVTYGFGPIREAWLARAARLGEEITARTGRETLTGTFETVDEAGQLVLKTPKGRVAIAAADVFF, from the coding sequence ATGGGCTGGCCTTCGGGCTATGGGCGTCGGGTGCTGGCGGAGGTCGACAGCACCAACGCCGAAGCGGCGCGGATGGCGCCAGGGCTGACGGGACCGGAATGGATCCTCGGCCTGCGGCAGACGGCGGCGCGTGGGCGGCGCGGGCGGGCATGGGTCATGCCACCGGGCAATTTCGCGGGAACGCTGGTGATGCGTCTGGACGAGACGCCCGACCGGGTGGCGCTGCGGTCCTTCGTGGCGGCGCTGGCGCTTTACGACGCGCTGGAGGCGGTGACCGGCACGGCGGCGGGCCTTGCGCTGAAGTGGCCCAACGACGTGCTGATGAACCACGGCAAGGTGGCGGGCATCCTGCTGGAGGGTCTGGGGCAGGGTGCGCTGGCGGTGGGCATCGGGGTGAATCTGGTGGCCGCGCCCGAGGCCGCACAGGTCGAGAGCGGCGCCGTCCTGCCGGTTTCTGTGCTGGCGGAGACCGGCGTGCGCGTGACACCCGAGGCACTGCTGGAGGCCCTGGCAGCGGCCTGGGCCAGCCACGAGGAACGTCTGGTGACCTATGGTTTTGGCCCGATCCGCGAGGCCTGGCTGGCGCGGGCCGCGCGCCTTGGCGAAGAGATCACCGCGCGGACCGGGCGCGAGACCTTGACCGGAACCTTCGAGACGGTGGACGAGGCCGGTCAACTTGTCCTAAAGACCCCCAAGGGCCGCGTGGCCATCGCCGCCGCCGACGTCTTCTTCTGA